The following are encoded in a window of Spiroplasma tabanidicola genomic DNA:
- a CDS encoding dihydroorotate dehydrogenase, whose product MSSKLTTKINNIILKNPITIASGPFVNGEYLDTIHDLDILGAITTKTVTYKPRKGNPSPRVAEIKDGYINSVGLRNAGIKRFIEMKLPFVEEMNVPTFVSIAGESMEEYIEMVEMLNPIEFITAIELNISCPNVHNKSIMFESDAEGIKILLTKIKEVSKKPILVKISNNNADILKTARICKEVGVDAIVLLNSPAGMRLDLHTGQSVLTRQYGGMSGKPLKHIALKIVNEISHEVDIPIIGVGGIFNNDDAIEMLLAGACAVGIGSAIMYDPLAAYKMAINFEKDLKRYNFESVEQLVESVRKTRNWNNK is encoded by the coding sequence ATGAGCTCAAAATTAACTACTAAAATAAACAACATAATTTTAAAAAATCCAATTACAATTGCATCAGGTCCATTTGTAAATGGAGAATACTTAGATACAATTCATGATTTAGATATTCTTGGAGCAATTACAACAAAAACAGTTACTTATAAACCGAGAAAAGGAAATCCAAGTCCTAGAGTTGCTGAAATTAAAGATGGATACATTAATTCAGTTGGTTTAAGAAATGCTGGAATTAAAAGATTTATTGAAATGAAATTACCATTTGTAGAAGAAATGAATGTTCCTACATTTGTAAGTATTGCAGGAGAATCAATGGAAGAATACATTGAAATGGTAGAAATGTTAAATCCAATTGAATTTATAACAGCTATTGAATTAAATATTTCTTGTCCAAATGTTCACAATAAAAGCATTATGTTTGAATCTGATGCAGAAGGAATAAAAATCTTATTAACAAAAATTAAAGAAGTTTCTAAAAAACCTATATTAGTAAAAATTTCAAACAATAATGCAGACATTTTAAAAACAGCAAGAATTTGTAAAGAAGTTGGGGTTGATGCAATTGTATTATTAAACTCTCCAGCCGGAATGAGATTAGATTTACATACAGGACAATCTGTTCTAACAAGACAATATGGAGGAATGAGTGGAAAACCTTTAAAACATATTGCTTTAAAAATAGTAAATGAAATATCTCATGAAGTAGATATTCCAATTATTGGGGTTGGAGGAATATTTAACAATGATGATGCTATTGAAATGTTATTAGCAGGAGCTTGTGCTGTTGGAATTGGTAGTGCGATTATGTATGATCCTTTAGCAGCATACAAAATGGCAATTAACTTTGAAAAAGATTTAAAAAGATACAACTTTGAATCTGTTGAACAATTAGTGGAAAGTGTTAGAAAAACAAGAAATTGAAATAATAAATAA
- the glyA gene encoding serine hydroxymethyltransferase, which produces MKLNEIIRESLNAEMKRQQDHIELIASENYVSEAVLIANGSIFTNKYAEGYPGRRYYGGCLNVDKVEQLGIDVAKKLFDAEHVNIQPHSGSQANAAAYKAFLKPGDKVLAMDLRAGGHLSHGFDLNFSGEVYEFAFYGVNKDTYYIDFEEVRNKALEFKPNMILAGASAYSREIDFNKFREIADEVGAYLMVDMAHIAGLVAGRAHSNPCPIADVVTTTTHKTLRGARGGMIFCKQKFAKKVDSAVFPGVQGGPLEHLIAGKTQALIEASDPSFLEYANQVVKNSKALCKVLMDNNIFVLTNGTDNHLLNIEVKTAFNITGKKAEAILESIGIVCNKELLPFDTESSVNTSGLRLGTAAMTTRGFKEKEFEQVGRIIVDALNNKDLESLKKEVKTLCDNFPIYNNIKY; this is translated from the coding sequence ATGAAATTAAATGAAATTATAAGAGAATCATTAAATGCAGAAATGAAAAGACAACAAGATCATATAGAATTAATAGCTAGTGAAAACTATGTTTCAGAAGCTGTATTAATTGCAAATGGATCAATTTTTACAAATAAATATGCAGAAGGATATCCTGGAAGAAGATATTATGGTGGTTGTTTAAATGTTGATAAAGTTGAACAATTAGGAATTGATGTTGCAAAAAAATTATTCGATGCAGAACATGTTAATATTCAACCACATTCAGGAAGTCAAGCAAATGCAGCTGCTTATAAAGCATTTTTAAAACCAGGTGATAAAGTTTTAGCAATGGATTTAAGAGCTGGAGGACACTTGTCTCATGGGTTTGACTTAAACTTTTCAGGAGAAGTATATGAATTTGCTTTTTATGGAGTAAATAAAGATACTTATTATATTGATTTTGAAGAAGTTAGAAATAAAGCGTTAGAATTTAAACCAAATATGATTTTAGCTGGAGCAAGTGCTTATTCAAGAGAAATAGATTTTAATAAATTTAGAGAAATAGCAGATGAAGTTGGGGCATATTTAATGGTAGATATGGCTCATATTGCAGGATTGGTTGCTGGAAGAGCACATTCAAATCCTTGTCCAATTGCTGATGTTGTTACAACAACAACTCATAAAACTTTAAGGGGAGCAAGAGGAGGAATGATTTTTTGTAAGCAAAAATTTGCAAAAAAAGTTGATAGTGCAGTATTTCCAGGAGTTCAAGGTGGACCTTTAGAACATTTAATTGCAGGAAAAACTCAAGCTTTAATTGAAGCAAGTGATCCAAGTTTTTTAGAATATGCAAATCAAGTAGTTAAAAATTCTAAAGCATTATGTAAAGTTTTAATGGATAATAATATTTTTGTCTTAACAAATGGAACAGACAATCACTTATTAAATATTGAAGTAAAAACTGCTTTTAATATAACAGGAAAAAAAGCAGAAGCAATTTTAGAGTCAATTGGAATTGTATGTAATAAAGAATTACTCCCTTTTGATACTGAATCATCAGTTAATACTTCTGGTTTAAGATTAGGAACTGCTGCTATGACCACAAGAGGGTTCAAAGAAAAAGAATTTGAACAAGTTGGTCGTATAATAGTTGATGCATTAAATAATAAAGATCTAGAATCATTAAAAAAAGAAGTTAAAACTTTATGTGATAATTTTCCAATTTATAACAATATTAAATACTAA